In Amaranthus tricolor cultivar Red isolate AtriRed21 chromosome 5, ASM2621246v1, whole genome shotgun sequence, a genomic segment contains:
- the LOC130812572 gene encoding peroxidase 57-like, which yields MTKARVSPCSWMFAIVILCMTLFGQSYAQLKVGFYFNKCGTNNVEQVIFDIVTAAFQNDRTIVAALLRMHFHDCFVRGCDASLLLDGSTSEKNAGANASVRGFELIDACKARLEQLCPGTVSCADIIAIATRVAVFQAGGRWYNVETGRRDGTISNVIEAQNNLPGPTVPVANAITLFNSKGLNVTDFVLLLGGGHTVGVIHCNFFLDRLYNFQNTGRPDPSMNTTTLTFLQSQCPPQGSSNFVFADQTRGSEFRVDKAFYDAIRQRKGVLQLDQRIAQDTLTASTVNRLSLTGDFTFQFHAAMIKLGRVGVLTGSQGQIRRNCHRVN from the exons atgactAAGGCTAGGGTTAGCCCTTGTTCTTGGATGTTTGCAATTGTTATTCTCTGCATGACCCTTTTTGGTCAGTCTTATGCACAATTGAAAGTTGGGTTCTACTTTAACAAATGTGGGACGAACAATGTGGAGCAAGTTATATTTGACATAGTCACTGCAGCATTTCAAAACGATAGAACAATCGTAGCTGCTCTTCTTCGTATGCATTTTCATGATTGCTTCGTTAGG GGATGCGACGCATCGCTTTTGTTGGACGGAAGCACGTCTGAGAAAAATGCAGGTGCTAACGCTAGTGTTCGAGGTTTTGAACTCATTGATGCTTGCAAGGCAAGGTTAGAGCAACTTTGTCCTGGAACAGTTTCTTGTGCAGATATCATTGCAATTGCTACTAGAGTTGCTGTTTTCCAG GCAGGAGGAAGGTGGTACAATGTTGAAACTGGAAGAAGGGATGGAACTATTTCAAATGTAATTGAAGCTCAAAATAATCTTCCGGGGCCAACAGTGCCAGTTGCTAACGCCATTACATTATTCAATTCCAAAGGCTTGAATGTCACCGACTTTGTGCTTCTCCTAG GTGGTGGTCACACTGTTGGAGTTATTCATTGTAACTTCTTTCTAGACCGTCTTTACAATTTCCAAAACACCGGAAGACCAGACCCATCCATGAACACAACTACTCTTACATTCTTACAATCGCAATGCCCTCCACAAGGTTCAAGTAACTTTGTATTCGCCGATCAAACTCGAGGAAGTGAATTTAGGGTGGACAAAGCTTTCTACGATGCGATTCGACAACGTAAAGGTGTGCTTCAACTTGATCAAAGGATTGCACAAGACACACTAACTGCAAGCACGGTTAATAGATTATCCTTAACTGGGGACTTTACCTTCCAATTTCATGCTGCTATGATCAAGCTTGGTAGGGTTGGAGTCCTTACGGGCTCACAAGGCCAAATTAGGAGAAATTGTCACCGTGTTAACTGA
- the LOC130812573 gene encoding uncharacterized protein LOC130812573, with protein MRLIVIFFLVSLQPRLFLIASNSSHLDMQTEPKGRNTVQQINAINKLSEGSGRHSGSSGGGEGGGGNSSGDEGRNDGDGRGGMYPYYGAAAGAASRNHHHGAACKTVHIGLTVPKFMTSLGTYLIII; from the exons ATGAGATTGATTGTCATTTTCTTCTTAGTATCTCTTCAACCTCGCCTCTTTTTAATTGCCTCTAATTCCTCCCATTTAG ACATGCAGACTGAACCAAAAGGAAGGAACACAGTGCAGCAAATAAACGCAATCAACAAGCTAAGTGAAGGCAGCGGCAGACACAGTGGCAGTTCTGGTGGCGGGGAAGGTGGTGGTGGTAATAGCAGTGGCGATGAAGGTAGAAATGATGGTGACGGAAGAGGAGGCATGTATCCATATTATGGCGCCGCTGCAGGCGCTGCAAGTAGGAACCACCACCACGGAGCAGCTTGTAAAACTGTACATATTGGTTTAACGGTACCTAAATTTATGACAAGTCTTGGAACAtatctaattataatttaa